The following are from one region of the Amycolatopsis sp. QT-25 genome:
- a CDS encoding ABC transporter permease, whose translation MNLVIYILRRLAISIPVLLVGTFLCFIMVAGTGDPLAEMKSNPAMSKEAIAQMASQLGLDQSIVPRYFTWLGNFVTGEWGVSIAQGNAQAPVFPKVMAAFEVTLKLVVGAEILALVLGVLVGVVAAVKQYSIVDYVATTLAFLLFSMPIFCVAIVLKGYAIEFNGWVRDLGLSDVLGNPWIRTTSPESLNFDGPGGFLASYVGAYLLPTLSIMAISFAAYSRFQRASMLETLNADYVRTARAKGLANGRVIFRHAFRNALIPVTTLFSVNFGAVLSGAIITETVFNWNGMGKLLVEAVTKSDTQVMMGWLVLIAGSIIVANLIADLMYGILDPRIRVG comes from the coding sequence TTGAACCTGGTGATCTACATTCTTCGCCGTCTGGCGATATCGATTCCCGTCCTTCTGGTCGGGACTTTCCTGTGTTTCATCATGGTCGCCGGCACCGGCGACCCGCTCGCCGAGATGAAGAGCAACCCGGCCATGAGCAAGGAGGCCATCGCGCAGATGGCCTCGCAGCTCGGGCTGGACCAGAGCATCGTGCCCCGGTACTTCACTTGGCTCGGCAACTTCGTCACCGGGGAATGGGGCGTTTCCATCGCCCAGGGCAACGCGCAGGCCCCGGTGTTCCCGAAGGTCATGGCCGCGTTCGAGGTCACCCTGAAGCTCGTCGTCGGAGCCGAGATCCTCGCGCTCGTCCTCGGCGTCCTCGTCGGTGTGGTCGCGGCGGTCAAGCAGTACTCGATCGTCGACTACGTCGCGACCACGCTGGCCTTCCTGCTGTTCTCGATGCCGATCTTCTGTGTCGCCATCGTGCTGAAGGGCTACGCGATCGAGTTCAACGGCTGGGTCCGGGATCTGGGACTGTCCGATGTGCTCGGCAACCCGTGGATCCGCACGACGAGCCCGGAATCGCTGAATTTCGACGGTCCAGGCGGTTTCCTGGCCAGTTACGTCGGTGCGTACCTGCTGCCGACCCTGTCCATCATGGCGATCAGTTTCGCCGCGTACAGCCGGTTCCAGCGCGCTTCGATGCTGGAGACGCTGAACGCGGACTACGTGCGGACGGCGCGCGCCAAGGGACTCGCCAACGGCCGGGTCATCTTCCGCCACGCCTTCCGGAACGCGCTCATCCCGGTGACCACCCTGTTCTCCGTCAACTTCGGTGCCGTGCTCTCGGGCGCGATCATCACCGAGACGGTGTTCAACTGGAATGGCATGGGCAAGCTGCTCGTCGAAGCCGTGACCAAGAGCGACACGCAGGTGATGATGGGGTGGCTGGTGCTCATCGCCGGCAGCATCATCGTCGCCAACCTGATCGCCGACCTGATGTACGGCATCCTGGACCCGAGGATTCGCGTTGGCTGA
- a CDS encoding ABC transporter family substrate-binding protein, with amino-acid sequence MRKSKAVSAWSLVAASALVLSACSGGDSGNTDQNGSTTDIKTMALGKAQNGENFKLADVPGYEGTVTVGIDDGYSGYNNDTPDTNTSYNNYVLTAVLSGSLVLDGNNKVLMNNDVLDSWTVTSKSPQVVEYKIKPNVKWSDGQAWDCDDFYLAWLSHSGKAKTADGKQAFLAASTTGYQLIDQATCKDDLTFETKFTEPYLDYKGLFGSPALMPAHVLEAQTGVADVTKLTPTSDAAELKKAGEFWTNGWKGFKADIMPASGPYKITAFDANQKAVTLEKNANWIGGKGGPSRIVVKAMEDTKAMATALQNGEIDIAASTQPDATAAGTMKNLGAQGVTYGSASQLSFEHIDLNYGRMFKDKDLRKAFFEVVNRQEITDKLLKEVQADATPLNSIVFFPGEQGFKDQYGSKAGLGAEAAAKTLTDAGWVKGGDGIFAKNGQRAAFKISHNQNARRQQTVEIIISQAKAAGIEITDDQDANFLKGGRLAASDYDAALFAWSQQPFKAEAKSIYITRVDDSSQNYQGLSNPTIDQSFEAAVKATDETAQVENYQKADVAIADEYASLPLFQVPSMWAFKGIDRTYMQSYNGVLWNAGEWEQKK; translated from the coding sequence ATGAGGAAGTCCAAGGCAGTCTCCGCCTGGTCGCTGGTCGCGGCCTCCGCGCTCGTGCTGAGTGCATGCAGCGGTGGCGACAGCGGCAATACCGACCAGAACGGGTCGACGACCGACATCAAGACCATGGCGCTCGGCAAGGCGCAGAACGGCGAGAACTTCAAGCTCGCGGACGTTCCGGGGTACGAAGGCACCGTCACGGTGGGCATCGACGACGGGTACTCGGGCTACAACAACGACACGCCCGACACCAACACGTCGTACAACAACTACGTCCTGACCGCTGTGCTCTCCGGCTCCTTGGTGCTCGACGGCAACAACAAGGTCCTGATGAACAACGACGTGCTGGACTCCTGGACCGTCACGTCGAAGTCGCCGCAGGTCGTCGAGTACAAGATCAAGCCGAACGTCAAATGGTCCGACGGTCAGGCTTGGGACTGCGACGACTTCTACCTGGCCTGGCTGTCCCACAGCGGCAAGGCCAAGACCGCGGACGGCAAGCAGGCCTTCCTGGCCGCTTCGACCACCGGCTACCAGCTGATCGACCAGGCGACCTGCAAGGACGACCTGACCTTCGAGACCAAGTTCACCGAGCCGTACCTCGACTACAAGGGCCTCTTCGGCTCACCGGCCCTGATGCCGGCGCACGTCCTCGAGGCGCAGACCGGCGTCGCGGACGTCACCAAGCTGACCCCGACCAGTGACGCGGCCGAGCTGAAGAAGGCAGGCGAGTTCTGGACGAACGGCTGGAAGGGCTTCAAGGCGGACATCATGCCCGCCTCCGGCCCGTACAAGATCACCGCGTTCGACGCCAACCAGAAGGCCGTCACGCTCGAGAAGAACGCGAACTGGATCGGTGGAAAGGGTGGCCCCTCCCGGATCGTCGTGAAGGCGATGGAGGACACCAAGGCCATGGCGACCGCGCTGCAGAACGGTGAGATCGACATCGCCGCTTCGACCCAGCCCGACGCCACCGCCGCCGGCACCATGAAGAACCTCGGTGCCCAGGGCGTCACCTACGGTTCGGCCTCGCAGCTGAGCTTCGAGCACATCGACCTCAACTACGGGCGCATGTTCAAGGACAAGGATCTGCGCAAGGCGTTCTTCGAGGTCGTCAACCGCCAGGAGATCACCGACAAGCTGCTCAAGGAGGTTCAGGCCGACGCGACCCCGCTGAACAGCATCGTGTTCTTCCCGGGTGAGCAGGGCTTCAAGGACCAGTACGGCAGCAAGGCCGGTCTCGGTGCCGAGGCGGCGGCCAAGACGCTGACCGACGCCGGTTGGGTCAAGGGCGGCGACGGCATCTTCGCCAAGAACGGCCAGCGGGCGGCGTTCAAGATCTCGCACAACCAGAACGCCCGCCGTCAGCAGACCGTCGAGATCATCATCTCCCAGGCCAAGGCCGCCGGTATCGAGATCACCGACGACCAGGACGCCAACTTCCTCAAGGGCGGTCGTCTCGCGGCCAGCGACTACGACGCCGCGCTCTTCGCCTGGTCGCAGCAGCCGTTCAAGGCCGAGGCGAAATCGATCTACATCACCCGTGTCGACGACAGCAGCCAGAACTACCAGGGGCTGTCCAACCCGACGATCGACCAGTCCTTCGAGGCGGCCGTGAAGGCCACCGACGAGACGGCCCAGGTGGAGAACTACCAGAAGGCCGACGTGGCGATCGCGGACGAGTACGCGTCCCTGCCGCTTTTCCAGGTCCCGTCCATGTGGGCGTTCAAGGGCATCGACCGCACTTACATGCAGTCGTACAACGGTGTCCTGTGGAACGCCGGTGAGTGGGAGCAGAAGAAGTAG
- a CDS encoding ABC transporter family substrate-binding protein: protein MLACAAVLLAACSNTPPPPVVSSSASPVSTSTTKAPSQVVVGVDDVLGGYNPHNLADASQVTSALSQLLLPSVFRAKDDGSFQLDKNLMKAAEVVSQQPFTVAYTIRPDASWSDSAPIAAEDFAYLHEAMRDQPGVIGAAGYRLISDIQSREGGKRVEVTFAKPYPGWQTLFANLLPAHLLKDAPNGWRGALATTFPAVAGPYSIKGLDTARGEITLERNERYWEKPSALDRIVLRAADQDGTLAALRSGNDQFAMTRTDGTGLKRLGELGSAVQLHTVARPTVAQLLLRPVSSTLSDSKVREGLTALIDRGKLITEATEGGPSGKLRADAQVRVPSAPGFRPTIPAPGPPSTADPAKGEELLKAAGYTKEAGTWRKNGKNLSLVVASPAKQEPYATIAKELTAQLVAAGIEVNAIAPQPRELFSTLLAMPVLDGIQQTTPEGAGNVGIDIAVIGQVTGGADVASALASTFGCRPDQLTDKTKAVVPGNPLGFCDPALQPSIDAALTGATPVADTLSTLEPELWRRNVVIPLFQLADTLAIGSGISGVTAGPPMVGPFGSAVNWTRGPK, encoded by the coding sequence ATGCTGGCGTGCGCGGCCGTGCTCCTCGCCGCGTGCAGCAACACGCCACCGCCGCCGGTGGTCAGCTCTTCCGCCTCCCCGGTGAGCACGTCGACCACGAAGGCGCCTTCGCAGGTCGTCGTGGGTGTGGACGACGTCCTCGGCGGTTACAACCCGCACAACCTCGCCGACGCCTCCCAGGTGACGTCGGCGCTCTCGCAGCTGCTGCTCCCGTCGGTGTTCCGGGCCAAGGACGACGGCAGTTTCCAGCTGGACAAGAACCTGATGAAGGCCGCCGAGGTCGTTTCGCAGCAGCCGTTCACGGTCGCGTACACGATCCGGCCGGACGCCTCCTGGTCCGACAGCGCGCCGATCGCCGCCGAGGACTTCGCGTACCTCCACGAGGCCATGCGCGACCAGCCCGGCGTCATCGGCGCCGCGGGTTACCGGTTGATCTCGGACATCCAATCGCGTGAAGGTGGCAAGCGGGTCGAGGTCACCTTCGCCAAGCCGTATCCGGGCTGGCAGACACTCTTCGCCAACCTCCTGCCCGCCCATCTGCTCAAGGACGCCCCGAACGGGTGGCGAGGCGCGCTGGCGACGACGTTCCCCGCCGTCGCCGGGCCGTACTCGATCAAGGGCCTCGACACCGCGCGCGGGGAGATCACCCTGGAGCGCAACGAGCGCTATTGGGAGAAACCCTCCGCCCTCGACCGGATCGTGCTGCGTGCGGCCGATCAGGACGGCACCTTGGCCGCCCTGCGCAGCGGCAACGACCAGTTCGCGATGACCAGGACCGACGGCACCGGCCTCAAACGGCTCGGCGAACTCGGTTCCGCCGTCCAGCTGCACACGGTCGCCCGCCCCACGGTGGCGCAGCTCCTCCTGCGGCCGGTGAGTTCGACGCTGTCGGATTCGAAGGTCCGCGAAGGCCTCACCGCGCTGATCGACCGCGGCAAGCTGATCACCGAGGCCACGGAGGGCGGCCCTTCGGGCAAACTCCGCGCCGACGCCCAGGTCCGCGTCCCCTCGGCCCCCGGCTTCCGGCCGACGATCCCGGCCCCCGGCCCGCCGTCGACGGCTGATCCGGCGAAGGGCGAGGAACTGCTCAAAGCCGCCGGGTACACCAAGGAAGCTGGAACCTGGCGCAAGAACGGGAAGAACCTTTCGCTGGTCGTGGCCTCGCCTGCCAAACAGGAGCCGTACGCGACGATCGCCAAGGAACTGACGGCGCAACTGGTGGCCGCGGGGATCGAGGTCAACGCGATCGCACCGCAGCCGAGAGAGCTGTTCTCGACGCTGCTGGCCATGCCGGTGCTCGACGGGATCCAGCAGACGACCCCGGAAGGCGCGGGCAACGTCGGCATCGACATCGCGGTGATCGGCCAGGTCACCGGGGGAGCGGACGTCGCTTCGGCGTTGGCGTCCACCTTCGGCTGCCGTCCCGATCAGCTCACCGACAAGACCAAGGCCGTCGTCCCGGGGAACCCGCTGGGCTTCTGCGACCCCGCCCTGCAGCCGTCGATCGACGCCGCGCTGACCGGCGCCACCCCGGTCGCCGACACGCTTTCGACCCTGGAACCGGAATTGTGGCGCCGGAATGTCGTCATTCCGTTGTTCCAGCTGGCCGATACCCTCGCCATCGGCTCTGGTATTTCCGGAGTAACCGCTGGTCCTCCTATGGTGGGCCCTTTCGGGTCAGCGGTGAACTGGACGCGGGGCCCGAAGTAG
- the typA gene encoding translational GTPase TypA: MPAASATAVDAGRSSGKTRPDLRNVAIVAHVDHGKTTLVDAMLRQSGAFEERAELVDRVMDSGELEREKGITILAKNTSIHRETENGPVTINVIDTPGHADFGGEVERGLAMVDGVVLLVDASEGPLPQTRFVLRKTLEAGLPVILVVNKTDRPDARISEVVEETHDLLLDLAGDIEDADLDAILDLPVVFASARAGKASLEQPADGAVPESENLDPLFETLLRHVPPPFADREGPLRALVTNLDASNFLGRIALIRIHSGNLRKGQTVAWMREDGTIQNVRISELLVTEALTRVPATEASAGELVAIAGIPEITIGDTLADVENPEALPRIAVDEPAISMTIGVNTSPLAGRSGGDKVTARLVKARLDQELIGNVSIKVLPTERPDTWEVQGRGELALAILVEQMRREGFELTVGKPQVVTRMIDGKLHEPFERLSIDAPEEHLGGITQLLAARKGRMEHMGGHGSGRIKLDYVLPARGLIGFRTDFLTETRGTGIANHVFEGYFPWAGEIRTRHSGSLVADRSGPITAYAMIQLADRGTFFVEPGAEVYEGMVVGENPRAEDLDINITKEKKLTNMRQSSADVMETLARPRKMGLEEALEFCSVDECVEVAPDVVRIRKVTLDVNQRAKERNRNKNRG; this comes from the coding sequence GTGCCCGCAGCCAGCGCCACCGCAGTCGATGCCGGCCGCTCGTCCGGCAAGACCCGGCCCGACCTGCGCAACGTCGCCATCGTCGCCCACGTCGACCACGGCAAGACGACCCTCGTCGACGCGATGCTCCGGCAGTCCGGAGCCTTCGAGGAACGCGCCGAACTCGTCGACCGCGTGATGGACTCCGGGGAGCTCGAGCGGGAAAAAGGCATCACCATCCTCGCGAAGAACACCTCCATCCACCGCGAGACCGAGAACGGCCCGGTGACGATCAACGTCATCGACACCCCCGGCCACGCCGACTTCGGTGGCGAGGTCGAGCGCGGGCTGGCCATGGTCGACGGCGTCGTCCTGCTGGTGGACGCCAGCGAGGGGCCGCTGCCGCAGACCCGGTTCGTGTTGCGCAAGACGCTCGAGGCCGGTCTGCCGGTGATCCTCGTGGTCAACAAGACCGACCGCCCCGACGCCCGGATCTCCGAGGTCGTCGAGGAGACCCACGACCTCCTGCTCGATCTGGCCGGTGACATCGAGGACGCCGACCTCGACGCGATCCTCGACCTCCCGGTCGTCTTCGCCTCCGCCCGTGCGGGCAAGGCGAGCCTCGAGCAGCCCGCCGACGGCGCGGTGCCCGAGAGCGAGAACCTCGACCCGCTGTTCGAGACCCTGCTGCGCCACGTGCCGCCGCCCTTCGCCGACCGCGAAGGCCCGCTGCGCGCACTGGTCACCAACCTCGACGCGTCGAACTTCCTCGGCCGGATCGCGCTGATCCGCATCCACTCCGGCAACCTGCGCAAGGGCCAGACCGTGGCCTGGATGCGCGAGGACGGCACCATCCAGAACGTCCGGATCTCCGAGCTGCTCGTCACCGAGGCGCTCACCCGCGTCCCGGCGACCGAGGCCAGCGCGGGTGAACTGGTCGCCATCGCCGGTATCCCCGAGATCACCATCGGCGACACCCTCGCCGACGTCGAGAATCCGGAGGCGCTGCCCCGGATCGCCGTCGACGAGCCCGCCATCTCGATGACCATCGGGGTCAACACCTCGCCGCTGGCCGGCCGCAGCGGTGGTGACAAGGTCACCGCCCGGCTGGTCAAGGCCCGGCTGGACCAGGAGCTGATCGGTAACGTCAGCATCAAGGTGCTGCCGACCGAGCGCCCCGACACCTGGGAGGTCCAGGGCCGTGGCGAGCTGGCGCTGGCGATCCTCGTCGAGCAGATGCGCCGCGAGGGCTTCGAGCTGACCGTCGGCAAGCCGCAGGTGGTCACCAGGATGATCGACGGCAAACTGCACGAGCCGTTCGAGCGGCTGTCGATCGACGCCCCGGAGGAGCACCTCGGCGGCATCACGCAGCTGCTGGCCGCCCGCAAGGGCCGCATGGAGCACATGGGCGGGCACGGCTCCGGCCGGATCAAGCTCGACTACGTCCTCCCGGCGCGTGGCCTGATCGGCTTCCGCACCGACTTCCTCACCGAGACCCGCGGCACCGGTATCGCGAACCACGTGTTCGAGGGGTACTTCCCGTGGGCCGGCGAGATCCGCACCCGGCACTCCGGTTCGCTGGTCGCCGACCGTTCGGGCCCCATCACCGCGTACGCGATGATCCAGCTCGCCGACCGCGGCACCTTCTTCGTGGAGCCGGGCGCCGAGGTGTACGAGGGCATGGTCGTGGGCGAGAACCCGCGTGCCGAGGACCTCGACATCAACATCACCAAGGAGAAGAAGCTGACCAACATGCGTCAGTCCTCCGCCGACGTGATGGAGACGCTGGCCCGCCCGCGCAAGATGGGCCTGGAGGAGGCGCTGGAGTTCTGCTCCGTCGACGAATGCGTCGAGGTCGCCCCCGACGTCGTCCGGATCCGCAAGGTCACGCTGGACGTCAACCAGCGTGCCAAGGAGCGCAACCGCAACAAGAACCGCGGCTGA
- the trpS gene encoding tryptophan--tRNA ligase, producing MIRLSGITPSGHVHVGNHLGAIRRWADEGGPDDLYFVSDLHAMTNSHNPAKLRSMASEQLAVLIAAGIEPDRVFVQSDLARELGALNWVLECTCNYGEAARMIQFKEKSKGRAGVRLSLLTYPVLMAADILLQGADEVPVGEDQRQHVELARTLAKRFNATYGDVFTMPKAVLPPAGARVMDLAEPTRKMSKSTREEAGVIFVLDEADQVRRKVKRAKTDGGSTPAYAPETRPGMANLLDILAACVKEKPEVLADRFDSYGQVKQAVAEALIEELRPVRERALALLADPGELERVRKAGAVRAAQRGEHRLQSALRLIGAG from the coding sequence ATGATCAGGTTGTCCGGGATCACCCCGTCCGGCCACGTCCACGTCGGGAACCACCTGGGGGCCATTCGGCGCTGGGCGGACGAGGGCGGGCCGGACGACCTGTATTTCGTCTCCGACCTGCACGCGATGACGAACTCGCACAATCCGGCGAAGCTGCGTTCGATGGCTTCCGAGCAGCTGGCCGTGCTGATCGCGGCCGGGATCGAGCCGGACCGCGTGTTCGTGCAATCCGACCTGGCCCGCGAGCTGGGCGCCCTCAACTGGGTCCTCGAGTGCACCTGCAACTACGGCGAGGCGGCCAGGATGATCCAGTTCAAGGAGAAGTCGAAGGGTCGGGCGGGGGTCCGGCTGTCCCTGCTGACCTATCCGGTGCTGATGGCGGCGGACATCCTGCTGCAGGGTGCGGACGAGGTCCCGGTCGGCGAGGACCAGCGTCAGCACGTCGAGCTGGCGCGAACGCTGGCGAAGCGGTTCAACGCCACGTACGGCGACGTGTTCACCATGCCGAAGGCGGTGCTGCCGCCCGCCGGGGCGCGGGTCATGGACCTCGCCGAGCCGACGCGGAAGATGTCCAAGTCGACGCGGGAGGAGGCCGGGGTGATCTTCGTGCTCGACGAGGCCGACCAGGTCCGGCGGAAGGTCAAACGCGCGAAGACCGATGGCGGGTCGACACCGGCCTACGCGCCGGAAACGCGGCCGGGGATGGCGAACCTGCTGGACATCCTCGCGGCGTGCGTCAAGGAGAAGCCGGAAGTCCTCGCGGACCGGTTCGACTCCTACGGCCAGGTCAAACAGGCCGTCGCCGAGGCGCTCATCGAGGAGCTGCGGCCGGTCCGGGAACGCGCGCTGGCGCTGCTGGCCGATCCCGGCGAACTGGAGCGGGTGCGCAAGGCGGGCGCCGTCCGGGCCGCGCAGCGGGGTGAGCACCGGCTGCAGTCCGCGCTGCGGCTCATCGGCGCCGGCTGA
- a CDS encoding NUDIX domain-containing protein translates to MVIVGAAIVRNGQVLAQQRAWPADHAGQWELPGGRVEDGESDEAALARECLEELDVVVTVAGRVGDDVPLPNGKLLRIYAASLVSAGDEPRAVEHRDVQWVSAGELGDLDWLPADRVLLPDLHALLSST, encoded by the coding sequence GTGGTGATCGTGGGTGCCGCCATCGTGCGGAACGGACAGGTGCTGGCGCAGCAGCGGGCTTGGCCCGCCGACCACGCCGGGCAGTGGGAGCTGCCGGGCGGGCGCGTCGAGGACGGCGAAAGCGACGAAGCCGCCTTGGCGCGGGAATGCCTGGAAGAGCTCGACGTCGTCGTGACGGTCGCGGGCCGGGTCGGCGACGACGTGCCGCTGCCGAACGGGAAGCTGTTGCGGATCTACGCCGCTTCGCTGGTCAGCGCGGGGGACGAGCCGCGCGCGGTGGAACACAGGGACGTCCAGTGGGTCTCCGCCGGCGAACTCGGCGACCTCGACTGGCTGCCCGCCGACCGCGTGCTCCTGCCAGACCTGCACGCCCTGCTTTCGAGTACGTGA
- a CDS encoding ATP-binding protein, which produces MIGSPSWWRRRSLQVRITLLTAAVTLGFLLGLAAVAGDNLQPLLIGSVDDELSAQLDTAKAEVVAGRTPSGTVVTVRVLDTGGGPVDGLPPPDLGPAEIRALKAGEPVTTGGEHSRRWAGTVVTAPDGQQRLVVAGAGLVGFATAVHSGGLWLFVIASVGAVGAGVATWLLVRFALRPVARMRGSVRALPPGARLPLPDSHDELRALAEEFNALLARQEEGAERLRRFTGDAAHELRSPVASIRVQAEVAVTNPDPELAQETLSDVLEEAERLSALLDGLLALARSDAGEVPPAEPVELVSEVRAAIARMPADAPEIRVSGTVGSAWALATHAEVELVLSNLLRNACRYARGQIVVSVLAARSTVRVVVDDDGPGIAPEHRERVFDRFYRVSDSRARSSGGTGLGLAMVGEAVRRRGGRVRVGESPDGGARFQIVWQAARPGA; this is translated from the coding sequence GTGATCGGCTCGCCGTCCTGGTGGCGCCGCCGCTCGCTTCAGGTCCGGATCACCCTGCTCACGGCCGCGGTCACGCTCGGTTTCCTGCTCGGGCTGGCGGCGGTCGCCGGGGACAACCTCCAGCCGTTGCTCATCGGCTCGGTCGACGACGAGCTGAGTGCTCAGTTGGACACCGCGAAGGCCGAGGTCGTCGCGGGACGGACGCCGTCGGGAACGGTGGTCACCGTCCGCGTCCTCGACACCGGGGGCGGCCCGGTCGACGGCCTGCCGCCCCCGGATCTCGGCCCCGCGGAGATTCGCGCGCTGAAGGCGGGGGAGCCGGTCACCACCGGCGGCGAGCACAGCCGGCGCTGGGCGGGCACCGTGGTCACCGCGCCCGACGGGCAGCAACGGCTCGTCGTCGCGGGTGCGGGTCTGGTCGGCTTCGCGACCGCGGTGCACTCCGGCGGGCTGTGGCTGTTCGTGATCGCCTCCGTCGGCGCGGTGGGCGCCGGGGTCGCGACGTGGCTGCTGGTGCGGTTCGCGCTGCGGCCGGTGGCGAGGATGCGTGGCTCGGTGCGGGCGCTCCCGCCGGGCGCGCGGTTGCCGCTCCCGGATTCGCACGACGAACTCCGCGCGCTCGCCGAGGAGTTCAACGCCCTGCTGGCCAGGCAGGAGGAGGGCGCCGAACGGCTGCGGCGGTTCACCGGCGACGCCGCGCACGAACTCCGGTCGCCGGTCGCGTCGATCCGCGTGCAGGCCGAGGTCGCCGTCACCAATCCCGATCCCGAACTCGCCCAGGAGACGCTTTCCGACGTCCTCGAAGAGGCCGAGCGGCTGTCCGCGCTGCTCGACGGGCTGCTGGCGCTGGCGAGGTCGGACGCCGGGGAGGTCCCGCCCGCGGAACCGGTCGAGCTGGTGAGCGAGGTGCGCGCGGCGATCGCGCGGATGCCCGCCGACGCGCCCGAGATCCGGGTGAGCGGCACGGTCGGGAGCGCTTGGGCGCTGGCGACGCACGCCGAGGTCGAACTGGTGCTGAGCAACCTGCTGCGCAACGCGTGCCGCTACGCGCGCGGGCAGATCGTGGTGTCGGTGCTCGCGGCGCGGTCCACCGTGCGGGTGGTGGTCGACGACGACGGGCCCGGTATCGCACCGGAACACCGGGAGCGGGTCTTCGACCGCTTCTACCGCGTCTCCGACTCGCGGGCACGGTCCTCCGGTGGCACCGGGCTCGGGCTGGCGATGGTCGGGGAGGCCGTCCGGCGGCGCGGGGGCCGGGTGCGCGTCGGCGAATCACCCGATGGCGGGGCTCGGTTCCAGATCGTCTGGCAGGCGGCACGGCCCGGCGCGTGA
- a CDS encoding response regulator transcription factor has translation MMRTVKPRVLVVDDEPGVRKALQRGLRAEDMDVVTAADGPSGLRLAQTGSFDVVLLDIMLPGLSGYRVLERLRALGVTTPVLMISAKDGEVDQADGLDLGADGYLVKPFSFVVLVAQVRAVLRRAAPDGIRGPLRIGALEVDRSLRQVRYDGIEVAFSPREFALLEVLAGRAGTVVTKDELLRAVWGDEQAATRNVVEVYVGYVRRKLDAAGAGALVRTVRGHGYLASDPQLDEVIAPAGQG, from the coding sequence ATGATGAGGACCGTGAAACCTCGAGTACTGGTGGTCGACGACGAGCCCGGCGTGCGCAAGGCGTTGCAGCGGGGACTGCGCGCCGAGGACATGGACGTGGTCACGGCGGCCGACGGACCCAGTGGCCTGCGCCTGGCGCAGACGGGCTCCTTCGACGTCGTCCTGCTCGACATCATGCTCCCCGGGCTTTCCGGCTACCGCGTGCTCGAACGCCTGCGTGCGCTCGGCGTCACCACCCCGGTGCTGATGATCTCCGCGAAGGACGGCGAGGTCGACCAGGCGGACGGGCTCGACCTCGGTGCCGACGGTTACCTCGTGAAGCCGTTCTCGTTCGTCGTCCTGGTCGCGCAGGTGCGCGCGGTGCTGCGGCGGGCGGCGCCGGACGGGATCCGCGGGCCGCTGCGGATCGGCGCGCTCGAAGTCGACCGGAGCCTGCGGCAGGTCCGTTACGACGGCATCGAAGTGGCGTTCAGCCCGCGCGAGTTCGCGCTGCTGGAGGTGCTCGCGGGCCGGGCGGGGACGGTGGTCACGAAGGACGAGCTGCTGCGCGCCGTCTGGGGGGACGAGCAGGCCGCGACCCGCAACGTCGTCGAGGTCTACGTCGGTTACGTGCGCCGCAAACTCGACGCGGCCGGGGCCGGCGCGCTGGTCCGGACGGTGCGCGGGCACGGTTACCTGGCCTCGGATCCGCAGCTCGACGAAGTGATCGCCCCGGCGGGACAGGGGTGA